The Pseudomonas fluorescens genome includes a window with the following:
- the hexR gene encoding transcriptional regulator HexR, whose product MNLLQHIAQSRHLLRKSELKVADHVLLDPAAVMHSSMADLAHSVGISEPTIVRFCRAIGCSGFQDLKLKLAQSLAAGASFGQFAIHEDDSVADYSLKIFDTTLHTLMEVREKLDPVALQKAVTAMSQAQRVEFYGFGASGAVAADAQHKFFRLLLTAAAYSDPHMQAMSAVTLKPTDVAICISQSGRSKDLLITANLVRESGASLITLCPSQTPLAELSTVNLAIDVHEDTEIYTPLTSRIAHLVVIDVLAMGVAMARGPSLVNHLKSVKRSLRSLRLSPKSVKALDD is encoded by the coding sequence TTGAACCTGTTGCAACACATCGCCCAGTCACGCCACTTGCTGCGCAAGTCGGAGCTGAAAGTCGCCGATCACGTATTGCTTGATCCGGCGGCCGTGATGCATAGCTCCATGGCCGATCTTGCCCACAGCGTCGGCATCAGCGAACCGACCATCGTGCGTTTCTGCCGAGCCATCGGTTGCTCGGGTTTCCAGGACCTGAAACTCAAGCTGGCGCAAAGCCTCGCCGCCGGTGCGAGCTTCGGTCAGTTTGCGATCCACGAAGACGATTCAGTGGCGGACTACAGCCTGAAAATCTTCGACACGACCCTGCATACGCTGATGGAGGTTCGCGAGAAGCTCGACCCGGTGGCGTTGCAAAAAGCCGTCACGGCCATGTCCCAGGCCCAGCGTGTCGAGTTTTATGGCTTCGGCGCGTCGGGCGCGGTAGCAGCCGATGCCCAGCACAAGTTCTTCCGGTTGCTGCTGACGGCTGCAGCCTATTCCGACCCGCACATGCAGGCCATGTCAGCGGTGACCTTGAAACCCACCGATGTGGCGATCTGCATTTCCCAGTCGGGACGTTCCAAGGACTTGCTGATCACCGCCAACCTGGTGCGCGAAAGCGGCGCCTCACTGATCACCTTGTGCCCGAGCCAGACGCCATTGGCGGAACTGTCCACGGTGAACCTGGCCATCGACGTGCATGAAGACACCGAGATCTACACGCCGCTGACCTCGCGCATCGCCCACCTGGTGGTGATTGACGTATTGGCGATGGGCGTCGCCATGGCTCGTGGTCCAAGCCTGGTCAACCACCTCAAGAGTGTGAAGCGCAGCCTTCGCAGCTTGCGGCTGTCGCCCAAGTCGGTGAAGGCGTTGGATGACTAA
- the oadA gene encoding sodium-extruding oxaloacetate decarboxylase subunit alpha yields the protein MSKKIFVTDTILRDAHQSLLATRMRTEDMLPICDKLDKVGYWSLEVWGGATFDACVRFLKEDPWERLRQLRAALPNTRLQMLLRGQNLLGYRHYSDDVVKAFVAKAAVNGIDVFRIFDAMNDVRNLRVAIEAVKAAGKHAQGTIAYTTSPVHTIDAFVAQAKQMEAMGCDSVAIKDMAGLLTPYATGELVKALKSEQSLPVFIHSHDTAGLAAMCQLKAIENGADHIDTAISSFAWGTSHPGTESMVAALKGSEFDTGLDLELLQEIGLYFYAVRKKYHQFESEFTAVDTRVQVNQVPGGMISNLANQLKEQGALNRMNEVLAEIPRVREDLGFPPLVTPTSQIVGTQAFFNVLAGERYKTITNEVKLYLQGGYGKAPGSVNEKLRRQAIGSEDVIDVRPADLLKPEMTKLRGEIGALAKSEEDVLTYAMFPDIGRKFLEEREAGTLTPEVLLPIPEAGSVSSVGGEGVPTEFVIDVHGETYRVDITGVGVKAEGKRHFYLSIDGMPEEVVFEPLNEFVGGGSSKRKQATAPGHVSTTMPGNIVDVLVKEGDVVKAGQAVLITEAMKMETEVQAAIAGKVTAIHVAKGDRVNPGEILIEIEG from the coding sequence ATGTCCAAGAAGATCTTTGTTACCGACACAATCCTGCGCGACGCCCACCAATCGCTGCTTGCCACCCGCATGCGCACCGAAGACATGCTGCCGATCTGCGACAAGCTCGACAAAGTCGGCTATTGGTCGCTGGAAGTCTGGGGCGGCGCGACATTCGATGCCTGCGTACGCTTCCTGAAGGAAGACCCGTGGGAACGTCTGCGCCAACTGCGCGCGGCACTGCCCAACACCCGTCTGCAAATGCTGCTGCGCGGCCAGAACCTGTTGGGCTATCGCCACTACAGCGATGACGTGGTCAAGGCGTTCGTGGCCAAGGCCGCTGTCAACGGCATCGACGTTTTCCGTATTTTCGATGCGATGAACGACGTGCGTAACCTGCGGGTCGCCATCGAAGCGGTGAAGGCCGCCGGCAAGCACGCCCAGGGCACCATCGCCTACACCACCAGCCCGGTGCACACCATCGACGCGTTCGTGGCCCAGGCCAAGCAGATGGAAGCCATGGGTTGCGACTCGGTGGCGATCAAGGACATGGCCGGCCTGCTGACCCCCTATGCCACTGGCGAGCTGGTCAAGGCGCTGAAGAGCGAGCAGTCGCTGCCAGTCTTTATCCACTCCCACGACACCGCCGGCCTGGCCGCGATGTGCCAGCTCAAGGCGATCGAAAACGGTGCCGATCACATCGACACCGCGATCTCCAGCTTCGCCTGGGGCACCAGCCATCCCGGTACCGAGTCGATGGTTGCGGCCCTTAAAGGCAGTGAGTTCGACACCGGCCTGGACCTGGAACTGTTGCAGGAAATCGGCCTGTACTTCTACGCCGTGCGCAAGAAGTACCACCAGTTCGAAAGCGAGTTCACCGCGGTGGACACCCGCGTCCAGGTCAACCAAGTACCGGGCGGGATGATCTCCAACCTCGCCAACCAGTTGAAAGAGCAGGGCGCGCTGAACCGGATGAATGAAGTGCTAGCGGAAATCCCGCGGGTGCGCGAAGACCTCGGCTTCCCGCCGTTGGTGACCCCGACCTCGCAGATCGTCGGTACCCAGGCGTTCTTCAACGTGTTGGCCGGTGAGCGCTACAAGACCATCACCAACGAAGTGAAGCTCTATCTGCAGGGCGGTTACGGCAAGGCGCCAGGTTCGGTGAACGAGAAATTGCGTCGCCAGGCCATCGGCAGCGAAGACGTGATCGATGTGCGTCCAGCCGATTTGCTCAAGCCGGAAATGACCAAGCTGCGCGGTGAAATCGGTGCGCTGGCCAAGTCCGAAGAGGACGTGCTGACCTACGCCATGTTCCCGGACATCGGTCGCAAGTTCCTGGAAGAGCGCGAAGCCGGCACCTTGACTCCGGAAGTGCTCTTGCCGATCCCTGAGGCGGGTAGCGTGAGCTCGGTGGGCGGTGAAGGCGTGCCGACCGAGTTCGTCATCGACGTTCACGGCGAAACCTACCGCGTCGACATCACCGGGGTGGGCGTCAAGGCCGAAGGCAAGCGTCACTTCTACCTGTCCATCGATGGCATGCCCGAAGAGGTCGTGTTCGAACCGCTCAATGAGTTTGTCGGCGGCGGCAGCAGCAAGCGCAAGCAAGCCACTGCGCCGGGCCACGTCAGCACCACCATGCCCGGCAACATCGTCGATGTGCTGGTCAAGGAGGGCGATGTGGTGAAGGCCGGTCAAGCCGTACTGATCACCGAAGCCATGAAAATGGAAACCGAAGTGCAGGCGGCCATCGCCGGCAAGGTCACCGCGATTCATGTGGCCAAGGGCGACCGGGTCAACCCGGGCGAGATCCTGATCGAGATCGAAGGCTGA
- a CDS encoding LysR family transcriptional regulator, translating into MRKSLMRMTLRQLQIFNEVCDLRSYSRAADEMSLTQPAVSLQIRSLEELIGQPLFEYVGKKLYMTEAAEALQRASRDIFGRLENLDMQLSDMQGSLQGQLKLAVESSAKYFVPHLFAAFKRQHPEVNLNLTVVNRGQVIRRLSDNRDDLVIMSMVPQDMGLEFLPFLNNPIVAVAPPDHPLCHMGPLRLQDLEPYTLLLREPGSGTRLACEEYFKEKRVHFTQTLEVASAEAQRECVVAGLGVALLTRHAVSRELSSGALIELPVEELPLYRSWCLVQARAKRLSPVAHAFLAFVRGERAQIIGLVERFDGKPPALPASN; encoded by the coding sequence ATGCGTAAGTCATTGATGCGTATGACATTGCGTCAATTGCAGATTTTCAACGAGGTGTGCGACCTGAGGTCCTACAGCCGTGCAGCTGATGAAATGTCTCTCACACAACCAGCCGTTAGCCTACAGATTCGATCCCTTGAAGAGCTGATTGGCCAGCCACTGTTTGAGTATGTAGGCAAAAAACTCTACATGACCGAGGCCGCCGAAGCGCTGCAACGCGCCAGCCGGGACATCTTCGGGCGCCTGGAAAACCTCGACATGCAGCTCTCGGACATGCAGGGCTCACTGCAAGGCCAATTGAAGCTGGCGGTGGAGTCCAGCGCCAAGTACTTCGTCCCGCACCTGTTCGCCGCGTTCAAGCGCCAGCATCCAGAGGTCAACCTGAACCTCACGGTGGTCAATCGCGGCCAGGTCATCCGTCGGCTCTCGGACAACCGTGACGACTTGGTGATCATGTCCATGGTGCCTCAGGACATGGGGTTGGAATTCCTACCGTTCCTCAACAATCCAATCGTGGCCGTGGCACCGCCGGATCATCCGCTGTGCCACATGGGCCCGCTGCGTTTGCAGGACCTGGAGCCCTATACGCTACTGCTGCGTGAGCCGGGATCAGGCACGCGGCTGGCCTGTGAGGAGTATTTCAAGGAGAAACGGGTGCATTTCACCCAGACACTGGAAGTGGCCTCGGCGGAGGCCCAGCGCGAGTGCGTGGTGGCCGGGCTGGGCGTGGCACTGTTGACGCGCCACGCCGTGAGCCGGGAATTGTCGTCCGGCGCACTCATCGAGCTGCCGGTGGAGGAGTTGCCGCTGTATCGCAGTTGGTGCCTGGTGCAAGCCCGGGCCAAACGCCTGTCACCGGTGGCTCACGCCTTCCTGGCGTTCGTTCGCGGTGAGCGCGCTCAGATCATCGGCCTGGTTGAGCGCTTCGACGGGAAGCCGCCGGCGTTGCCTGCCAGTAATTGA
- a CDS encoding acetyl-CoA carboxylase biotin carboxylase subunit has protein sequence MITKILIANRGEIAVRIVRACAEMGIRSVAVYSDADRHALHVKRADEAHSIGADPLAGYLNPRKLVNLAVETGCDALHPGYGFLSENAELADICAERGIKFIGPSAEVIRRMGDKTEARRSMIKAGVPVTPGTEGNVSGIEEALTEGDRIGYPVMLKATSGGGGRGIRRCNSREELEQAFPRVISEATKAFGSAEVFLEKCIVNPKHIEAQILGDSFGNVVHLFERDCSIQRRNQKLIEIAPSPQLTPEQRAYIGDLSVRAAKAVGYENAGTVEFLLAEGEVYFMEMNTRVQVEHTITEEITGIDIVREQIRIASGLPLSVKQEDIVHRGFALQFRINAEDPKNNFLPSFGKITRYYAPGGPGVRTDTAIYTGYTIPPFYDSMCLKLVVWALTWEEAMDRGLRALDDMRLQGVKTTAAYYQEILRNPEFRSGQFNTSFVESHPELTNYSIKRKPEELALAIAAAIAAHAGL, from the coding sequence TTGATAACAAAGATCCTGATCGCCAACCGTGGTGAAATTGCCGTTCGAATCGTGCGCGCCTGCGCCGAGATGGGCATTCGCTCGGTCGCGGTCTACTCCGACGCGGACCGCCATGCGTTGCATGTCAAGCGTGCGGACGAGGCCCACAGCATCGGCGCCGATCCGCTGGCCGGCTATCTGAACCCGCGCAAACTGGTGAACCTGGCAGTGGAAACCGGCTGTGATGCCTTGCACCCCGGCTACGGTTTTCTCTCGGAAAACGCCGAACTGGCAGACATCTGCGCTGAACGCGGAATCAAATTCATTGGTCCGTCGGCGGAAGTGATTCGCCGCATGGGCGACAAGACCGAAGCGCGCCGCAGCATGATCAAGGCCGGTGTACCGGTCACGCCCGGCACCGAAGGCAACGTATCGGGCATTGAAGAAGCGCTGACCGAAGGTGATCGGATCGGTTACCCGGTGATGCTCAAGGCCACGTCCGGCGGCGGCGGTCGTGGTATCCGTCGCTGCAACAGCCGCGAAGAACTCGAACAGGCCTTCCCGCGGGTCATTTCCGAAGCCACCAAGGCATTCGGTTCGGCGGAAGTGTTCCTGGAAAAATGCATCGTCAATCCCAAGCACATCGAAGCGCAGATCCTCGGTGACAGTTTCGGCAACGTGGTGCACCTGTTCGAGCGTGATTGCTCGATCCAGCGCCGCAACCAGAAACTGATCGAGATCGCGCCCAGCCCGCAACTGACGCCCGAGCAGCGCGCCTACATCGGCGACCTGTCGGTGCGCGCGGCCAAGGCCGTGGGCTACGAGAATGCCGGCACCGTGGAGTTCCTGCTCGCCGAAGGCGAGGTGTACTTCATGGAGATGAACACTCGGGTGCAGGTGGAACACACCATCACCGAAGAAATCACCGGTATCGACATCGTTCGCGAACAGATCCGCATCGCGTCCGGGCTGCCACTGTCGGTCAAGCAGGAAGACATCGTGCACCGGGGTTTTGCGTTGCAGTTCCGTATCAACGCCGAAGACCCGAAAAACAACTTCCTGCCCAGCTTCGGCAAGATCACCCGCTACTACGCCCCTGGCGGCCCGGGTGTGCGCACCGACACGGCGATCTATACCGGCTACACCATTCCGCCGTTCTACGATTCGATGTGCCTGAAACTGGTGGTCTGGGCGTTGACCTGGGAAGAAGCGATGGACCGTGGCCTGCGGGCCCTGGATGACATGCGCCTGCAGGGGGTCAAGACCACCGCCGCGTATTACCAGGAAATCCTGCGCAACCCGGAATTTCGCAGCGGTCAGTTCAATACCAGCTTCGTGGAAAGCCATCCGGAACTGACCAACTACTCGATCAAGCGCAAACCCGAAGAGCTGGCCCTGGCCATCGCCGCCGCCATTGCCGCCCACGCAGGCCTGTAA
- a CDS encoding PA3496 family putative envelope integrity protein yields MTQSYEERSAVKTRRQQEDQRRMAFRRAIEDRYEQRQLLAEISEFPDAAEFNYWQATPAASRRSAQPGR; encoded by the coding sequence ATGACCCAGTCCTACGAAGAACGCAGCGCCGTCAAAACCCGTCGTCAGCAGGAAGACCAGCGCCGCATGGCGTTCCGTCGTGCCATCGAAGACCGCTATGAACAGCGCCAGCTCCTGGCCGAAATCAGCGAATTTCCTGACGCGGCAGAGTTCAATTACTGGCAGGCAACGCCGGCGGCTTCCCGTCGAAGCGCTCAACCAGGCCGATGA
- a CDS encoding EAL domain-containing protein, protein MTLNSDPAGPCVEPRVICKQYAMEMAVERTRLLYQGSLLPTLFMLLNGLVCAALLWEPRRYFLVSVWLVWLLSLVALRVIQVAAFDSAMPSRQAHPIWLRMFLLGSAMTGLTLAGAGIALVPADSFQQQAWVFGLIGAAALSASVAYAVSLPAFLSFTLPCLLPAIGYLFWGGDEQQRGWGWLGLIVLVSLSVVAWQVNRLIQSGLLRRFQNQALIEHLQQAQTRSAQLNDALAREVEQRRSAEEKLRAAQVGLEARVAQRSLELEVASQALSKSEARLALALKASELGLWDWNLQTDEVHHTQLKELFGLEPEYITAMLTHLTPRLHPQDLPALKRALVEHLKGRSEDYQIEYRVRHGDGHWVWIEDRGRAVERSVSGRVLRMVGTRRDISTSKELEQQRQLAATVFEAASEGIVIFDPHYVLLAANQAFTRVTGFNIDDMLGRNVVDLPCSRDARRHYPVIRQALKQHGTWQGELVEARANGELYPQWLQLNVVRNARGNVSHIVGFFADLSARRESEERMRYLTHYDELTGLANRSLFRERLHEAHQRVRQGGRRSLALLHINLDRFKLLNDSLGHDIADQLLQKMARRLINALPEADTIARLSGDEFAVLFDAYGNLSSLARVATRLAAKLRVPLTIEGHELVLSASIGISLLPDNTREVAMLVSQANMAMQHAKHLGGNNFQFYTDSLQASTLERLQLENQLRKALEEQQLKVFYQPKLCLATGRLNAAEALVRWDHPAMGRVPPGDFIGLAEETGLIGPIGEFVLRQACWQACEWQRQGLAPIRVSVNLSVHQLRQGKLVSLVRQVLEETGLAPQYLELELTESQLLDSVEHIIATFQQLRDLGVKLAIDDFGTGYSSLSYLKRIPVDYVKIDQAFIRGLGEGSVDAAITRAIIAMAHGLSLKVVAEGVERQEQLEFLRSERCDEVQGYLVSRPVEAEGLAGLLRAQHLVE, encoded by the coding sequence TCTGGTCTGCGCCGCGCTGTTATGGGAGCCGCGGCGCTATTTCCTGGTCAGCGTCTGGCTCGTCTGGTTGTTGTCGCTGGTGGCCTTACGGGTGATCCAGGTGGCGGCTTTCGATTCGGCGATGCCGAGCCGCCAGGCACACCCGATCTGGTTGCGTATGTTTTTGCTGGGCTCGGCGATGACCGGCCTGACGCTGGCTGGGGCCGGTATCGCGCTGGTCCCGGCTGACAGTTTCCAGCAGCAGGCCTGGGTGTTCGGCCTGATTGGCGCGGCCGCCCTGTCGGCCAGCGTGGCTTACGCGGTGAGCCTTCCCGCATTCCTGTCCTTTACCTTGCCCTGCCTGTTACCGGCCATCGGCTACCTCTTCTGGGGCGGCGACGAGCAGCAACGCGGGTGGGGCTGGCTTGGGCTGATCGTGCTGGTCTCGCTGAGCGTGGTCGCCTGGCAAGTCAACCGCTTGATCCAAAGCGGCCTGTTGCGGCGCTTCCAGAACCAGGCGCTGATCGAGCATCTGCAGCAAGCACAAACCCGCAGCGCCCAGCTCAACGACGCGCTGGCCCGGGAGGTGGAGCAACGTCGTTCTGCGGAGGAAAAACTGCGAGCGGCCCAGGTTGGCCTGGAGGCGCGGGTCGCGCAGCGCAGTCTTGAACTGGAGGTCGCCAGCCAGGCCCTGAGCAAGAGTGAGGCGCGTCTGGCCCTGGCGCTCAAGGCCAGTGAGTTGGGGTTGTGGGATTGGAACCTGCAGACTGACGAAGTCCATCACACTCAGCTCAAGGAACTCTTCGGCCTGGAGCCCGAATACATCACGGCGATGCTCACTCACCTCACTCCGCGCCTGCACCCTCAAGACCTGCCGGCGCTCAAGCGGGCCTTGGTCGAACACCTCAAGGGCCGAAGCGAGGATTACCAGATCGAATACCGCGTGCGTCACGGCGATGGCCACTGGGTCTGGATCGAAGACCGCGGTCGGGCTGTGGAGCGCAGCGTCAGCGGACGGGTGCTGCGTATGGTCGGTACCCGGCGAGACATCAGCACCAGCAAGGAACTCGAGCAGCAACGGCAACTGGCGGCCACAGTGTTCGAAGCCGCCAGCGAAGGTATCGTGATTTTCGACCCCCACTACGTACTACTCGCTGCCAATCAGGCGTTCACGCGGGTCACCGGTTTCAATATCGATGACATGCTCGGGCGCAACGTGGTGGACCTGCCGTGCAGCCGCGATGCGCGCCGGCACTACCCCGTCATTCGCCAAGCGCTCAAGCAGCACGGCACCTGGCAGGGCGAGTTGGTGGAGGCGCGGGCCAACGGCGAGCTGTATCCGCAATGGCTGCAACTGAACGTCGTGCGCAATGCGCGGGGAAATGTCAGCCATATCGTGGGCTTCTTCGCCGATCTTTCGGCGCGACGCGAATCCGAAGAGCGGATGCGCTACCTGACCCATTACGACGAATTGACCGGGCTGGCCAATCGCTCGCTGTTTCGTGAGCGCCTGCACGAAGCTCATCAGCGTGTGCGCCAGGGCGGACGGCGCAGCCTGGCGTTGCTGCATATCAACCTGGACCGTTTCAAGTTGCTCAACGACAGCCTCGGCCATGACATCGCCGACCAGTTGCTGCAGAAAATGGCACGACGCCTGATCAATGCGCTGCCCGAGGCGGATACCATCGCGCGGCTATCGGGCGATGAGTTTGCGGTGTTGTTCGATGCCTATGGCAACCTTTCGAGCCTGGCGCGGGTGGCGACTCGGCTGGCCGCCAAGCTGCGTGTGCCACTGACCATAGAGGGCCATGAACTGGTGCTCAGTGCCTCGATCGGCATCAGCCTGTTGCCCGACAACACGCGAGAAGTTGCCATGCTGGTCAGCCAGGCGAACATGGCCATGCAACATGCCAAGCATTTGGGCGGCAACAATTTCCAGTTCTACACCGACAGCCTCCAGGCCAGCACGCTGGAGCGCCTGCAACTGGAGAATCAGCTGCGCAAGGCCTTGGAAGAGCAGCAACTGAAGGTTTTTTATCAGCCAAAACTGTGCCTGGCGACCGGACGCCTGAACGCCGCCGAGGCGTTGGTGCGTTGGGATCATCCGGCCATGGGTCGGGTACCGCCGGGGGATTTCATTGGCCTGGCCGAAGAGACCGGGTTGATCGGGCCGATCGGCGAATTCGTATTGCGCCAGGCTTGTTGGCAGGCATGCGAATGGCAGCGCCAGGGGCTCGCGCCGATCAGGGTGTCCGTCAATCTGTCGGTGCATCAATTGCGCCAGGGCAAGCTGGTCAGCCTGGTGCGACAGGTACTGGAGGAAACCGGACTGGCGCCTCAATACCTGGAGTTGGAACTGACCGAGAGCCAGTTGCTCGACAGCGTTGAACACATCATCGCTACGTTCCAGCAATTGCGTGACCTTGGGGTCAAGCTGGCGATCGACGATTTCGGCACTGGCTACTCATCCCTGAGTTATCTCAAGCGCATCCCGGTGGATTACGTGAAGATCGACCAGGCGTTCATTCGCGGGCTGGGTGAGGGCAGCGTGGATGCGGCAATTACCCGGGCAATCATTGCCATGGCACATGGCTTGTCGCTCAAGGTCGTGGCCGAAGGCGTTGAGCGGCAGGAGCAGCTCGAATTCCTCAGGAGTGAACGTTGCGATGAGGTTCAAGGGTATCTGGTCAGCCGGCCGGTGGAGGCTGAAGGGTTGGCTGGGTTGTTGCGGGCGCAACACCTGGTTGAATGA
- a CDS encoding autotransporter outer membrane beta-barrel domain-containing protein has translation MSIQHLYPPQRLALTIALVLGCTDVSMAGQPADPPVVPKTTADLQAQLKTFAEAVDTTSPKVTKPHKGVEKLDDTNDLALVGGRGKFNGAVDGGGGTNMLRLEASKGGKLEGAHNFEALHVAKGEWEHTGNFTGWGVIEPETTLINTGHIDGQIGVLGTFDNKGVVANNVIVEQDAGMSNSGAVNGAVHVLEKASFSGNGSVGFLSVAGQLKVGPEVGAPSISGNLELLKGAELIYGIDAAGASATINVAGTATLNDATLRIDAVQVEDMGTSEHTVIRAKQIEGAFGTIINNLPFMTATPHYSGTEVGLTYARNGVPLNAAAKNENAERLAGSIKEPQTATPLPPKPVDNGAAAEAPTTQAKVDDPAQRPRQASPVASIEPKPTSLPHNIPVAKPNAAINALLGSNLVTAADALDQLSGYDTADLGNATLSSVAPISTGMLAAMGQNTSQGAHGNGQVWVQAIGNSGRVGKHLDDYALKHSTTGLLLGTDWAINPTWRIGIIGAKSETRLDGHRFEGRLDSWHVGAYALRQDGPLALRLGAVYGDHDGSTKRHVAFNGFSDRLKGRYDANTQQVFGQVGYNLDVGHFDIEPYVQLGYQHYQRDHFKEKGGDAALQFESQTQDHYTSELGLHLARPFVLDQGARLTPRLNVGWKHLYGDVRGSSRQRLVDGGMTYTVEGIELDRDSLLLEAGLDLAVSPRHTLGVSYKGETGQDNHNGALMGQWRMMF, from the coding sequence ATGTCTATCCAACACCTATACCCACCCCAACGCCTGGCCCTGACAATTGCCCTGGTGCTCGGTTGCACCGACGTTTCGATGGCAGGGCAACCTGCTGATCCGCCCGTCGTCCCCAAGACAACAGCCGACTTGCAAGCTCAACTCAAAACGTTCGCCGAAGCAGTGGATACCACATCGCCCAAAGTCACCAAGCCCCACAAAGGCGTAGAGAAACTGGATGACACCAACGATCTGGCCCTCGTCGGCGGACGCGGGAAGTTCAACGGCGCTGTTGATGGTGGCGGAGGAACCAACATGCTGCGATTGGAAGCCAGCAAAGGTGGAAAATTGGAAGGAGCCCATAACTTTGAGGCTTTGCATGTCGCAAAAGGCGAATGGGAACACACCGGGAATTTCACTGGCTGGGGAGTGATCGAGCCGGAAACCACGTTGATCAACACCGGCCATATCGACGGACAAATCGGGGTTCTCGGTACGTTCGATAACAAGGGCGTTGTCGCCAACAACGTGATCGTCGAGCAAGACGCAGGCATGAGCAACTCAGGTGCCGTGAATGGCGCAGTCCATGTACTTGAGAAGGCCAGCTTCAGCGGCAACGGATCTGTAGGGTTCCTGAGCGTGGCAGGCCAGCTGAAGGTCGGTCCTGAAGTCGGTGCACCCTCGATCAGCGGAAACCTTGAACTGTTGAAAGGCGCTGAGTTGATCTACGGCATCGATGCTGCGGGCGCCAGCGCCACGATCAATGTCGCAGGCACTGCGACGCTGAACGATGCGACCCTGAGAATCGACGCCGTACAGGTTGAGGACATGGGCACAAGCGAGCACACCGTGATCCGTGCGAAGCAGATCGAGGGGGCGTTCGGCACGATCATCAACAATCTCCCCTTCATGACCGCGACCCCGCACTACAGCGGGACGGAGGTTGGCCTGACGTATGCGCGCAATGGCGTTCCACTCAACGCTGCAGCAAAGAACGAAAATGCAGAAAGACTCGCCGGCAGTATCAAAGAACCGCAAACGGCCACGCCACTGCCGCCCAAGCCTGTCGACAATGGAGCGGCTGCTGAGGCACCTACAACCCAAGCAAAAGTCGATGATCCGGCACAACGCCCCCGCCAAGCGTCGCCAGTCGCCAGCATTGAACCGAAACCCACCAGCCTGCCGCACAACATCCCCGTCGCGAAACCCAACGCCGCCATCAACGCCCTGCTCGGCAGCAACCTGGTCACCGCCGCCGATGCCCTCGACCAGTTGAGCGGCTACGACACCGCCGACCTGGGCAACGCTACCCTGAGCAGTGTCGCGCCCATCAGCACCGGCATGCTCGCGGCCATGGGCCAGAACACTTCGCAGGGCGCCCATGGCAATGGGCAGGTCTGGGTCCAGGCCATCGGCAACAGTGGCCGCGTCGGTAAGCATCTGGACGATTACGCGCTAAAGCACTCGACAACAGGTTTGCTGTTGGGAACCGACTGGGCGATCAACCCGACTTGGCGCATAGGAATCATCGGCGCCAAGAGCGAGACGCGGCTGGACGGCCATCGATTCGAGGGCCGGCTCGACAGTTGGCATGTCGGCGCCTATGCCTTGCGTCAGGATGGGCCGCTGGCGCTACGCCTGGGCGCGGTGTATGGCGATCACGACGGCAGCACCAAGCGCCACGTGGCTTTCAACGGTTTCAGCGATCGACTCAAAGGTCGTTACGACGCCAACACGCAGCAGGTTTTCGGGCAAGTCGGCTACAACCTGGACGTCGGGCATTTCGATATCGAGCCCTACGTCCAACTGGGCTACCAGCACTACCAACGCGATCACTTCAAGGAGAAAGGTGGCGACGCGGCGCTGCAGTTCGAGAGCCAGACCCAAGACCACTACACCAGCGAGCTGGGCCTGCACCTCGCCCGCCCTTTCGTTCTTGACCAGGGAGCGCGGTTGACGCCGCGCCTGAATGTCGGCTGGAAACACCTCTATGGCGACGTCCGAGGCAGCTCCCGGCAACGTCTGGTCGACGGCGGCATGACCTATACCGTCGAGGGCATCGAGCTGGACCGGGACAGCTTGCTGCTGGAAGCCGGACTGGACCTGGCCGTTTCGCCACGACACACATTGGGGGTGAGCTACAAGGGTGAAACCGGCCAGGACAACCACAACGGTGCGCTGATGGGGCAGTGGCGGATGATGTTCTGA